Part of the Cryomorphaceae bacterium genome is shown below.
GCATGTTTTACGACCACGCCAACGGCAACGAGGACCTGATGCCGAAGTATTTGCTGTTGTTTGGTGATGGCTCATTCGACAACCGGAGTCGCGCAGAGAGCAATACCAATTTTGTATTGACTTATCAAACCGAGAACTCTACAGATCCGATTGGCTCTTTTGTATCCGACGATTATTTTGGTTTGCTTGATTTTAATGAAGGAGAAGGCAACAACGATCTGGTTGATATCGGAATTGGTCGTCTTACCGTGAAAACGCGTCAGGAGGCGCAGGCTGTGGTTCGCAAAATAAAGAACTATACCACCAGTGATTTCGGCAGCGAGGTTGCTCATTGCTCAGGAGTGGGCTCCAATGTTTTTGGGGAGTGGAGAAATCGCGTGATGTTTATCGGTGATAACGGTGATAATAATCTGCACATGAGCCACGCACGGGATCTGGCCGCGATTGTTGAGGAGAATCATCCAGACTACAATATAAGCCTGGTGTTGCTCGATGCCTATCCGCGTATCACAACCCCCGGCGGAGATCGTATTCCTGAGGTTAATCGCATCATACGCGAAGGAGTAGATCGCGGGATGTTGCTCGTAAACTATTCCGGACACGGGGGAGAAGTGGGCTGGGCGCACGAGCGGATTCTGGATGTTTCAACCATTCGAAACTGGACGAACTTTAACGCTCTTCCGCTTTTCGTGACAGCCACCTGCGAATTTACGCGCTTTGATGACCCCGGCCGGACCTCAGCCGGTGAGTACGTGCTGTTAAACCCCGATGGAGCTGGAATTGCACTTCTTTCAACCACCCGGCTTGTGTTTGCGAGTGCCAATTTCTTCCTTAATCAGGCGTTTTACGGCGTTGCGCTCAACAACAATGTTTTTGAAGACCTCCGACTGGGGGATATTGCGCGATTGACCAAAGTAAATGGTCCTCCGGGAGCCAATACGCGCAGTTTTTCACTGGTGGGCGACCCTGCCGTAAAACTGGTATATCCCCAGCAGAAAATTTACACCACCTCCATTACCGATACCCTGGGGAATCCGCTGGATACGCTCAAAGCACTGGGGAACGTAAAAGTAACCGGCTATGTTGGCGATTTGAATGGATCCGTGCTATCGGATTTCAACGGCGTGCTGACGGCCACCATTTTCGACAAAGCATCGAATGTAACAACCCTAGCCCAGGCAGGGCCGCCATTTGAATTCTCTACCCATCAAAATGTAATATACCGTGGCAAGGCGAGTGTGAGTAACGGGCAGTTCAGCTTTTCGTTTATTGTGCCCAGGGATATTAACCTCGCAGTGGATTCAACAGGGCGTTTCAGTTATTATGCTGTGGGCGAAGAGTACGATGCACACGGCCACGCGGCCAATGTTACGGTAGGTAGTATTGATGAAAATGCAGCCATCGACGAAGAAGGCCCAGAGATAAAGCTGTTTATGAACGACGAGAATTTTGTGTTTGGCGGGATGACCGATGAGAACCCTGTTATTTTTGCCAAACTTTTTGACGACAGCGGTATTAATATGGTAGGAACCGGAATTGGCCATGACATTACGGCAATTAAGAACAATGATTCGTCCAACCCCATTATCCTCAACGATTTTTACGAATCGGATTTGGATACCTATCAGAGCGGCACGGTGCGCTACCAACTGAACGACCTGGAAGAGGGGCGCTACACCCTCAACCTCAAGGCCTGGGATGTGCACAACAACTCGGGCGAGGCATTCACCGAATTTGTGGTTGCCGAAAGCGATGAGTTCGCGCTCTCACACGTACTGAATTACCCCAACCCCTTTACCACATATACCGAGTTTTTCTTTGAACACAACCAGGTTTGTACATTTTTAAACGTACAGATTCAGGTGTTCACTGTTTCCGGCAAGCTCGTAAAGACCATCAATACAGTTTCCAACACAAATGGCTTTCGGGTAGAGCCCATTGCGTGGAATGGTTTGGATGACTATGGCGACCAACTCGCCCGTGGTGTGTACGTCTATAAAGTAAAGGTACGAACACCTTCCGGCGACAGAGCAGAGAAGTTTGAGAAGTTGGTAATTTTGAAATGATTGATTTAAGCCGAAATACCTTATATTTGCAACCCTTTTTAATGACCACGATGATGCGACAATTTGTAGTCCTGACATCGCTTGTAGGCCTAAGCTTAGGCGCCTATGCGCAACAGGATATTTGCTCGGGAGTTAGTACCAATGCTATTACCGGGCGCAACGACTGCAGTAATCCGAACGTGATTACCACGGCAGTTCCCTTTCTTACCATTGCCCCCGATTCTCGCTCAGGCGCTATGGGAGATGCCGGTGCCGGACTATCACCTGATGCCAACAGCCAGCACTGGAATGCCTCCAAGCTTGCATTTGCCGAGAAAGACATGGAGGTTTCACTGTCGTACAGCCCGTGGTTGAGAAACCTGGTAAACGACATGCACATGGCCTATCTGGCGGGTTATAAAAAACTCGATAAGCGCTCGGCTTTGGGTGTGTCTCTTAGATATTTTAACCTGGGTAACATTCAGTTTACCAATGATGTTGGGCAGGAAATCCGCGATTTTAAGCCCAATGAGTTTGCTTTTGATGTTTCGTACTCGCTGCTGCTCTCCGACCGCTTTTCCGGAGGTATTACTGCGCGCTACATCAACTCAAACCTCACCGGCGGCGTGATGGTAGGTGGTGCTGATTCTCGTGCAGGACAGGCATTTGCGGTGGATGTATCTGTGTTCTATATGAATGATGATATCCGCGTGGGTGATATGCCCGCTACTTTTGCCATGGGTGCCGTAATAAGCAACATTGGTAATAAAATGGCCTACACCAACACGGCCGACAGAGATTTCATTCCGATTAACCTGCGTTTAGGTCCGGCCTTTACCGTCGAAATTGACCGATACAATAAGTTTACGGCTGCCGTGGATTTCAACAAATTACTGGTACCGTCTCCTCCTCTTTACAATCCGCAAACAGGAGAGGTTGCTGCCGGTCTCGATCCTGATGTAGGGGTAGCCACAGGAATCATCCAATCATTTTATGATGCACCCGGTGACCCGGTTCGTGATGACGATGGAAACCCCGTTTTTAACGAAGACGGCACGGTTCAAATCCGTCCTGGAACAGTTTTTCGCGAAGAATTGCGCGAAATCACCATTGGAGGAGGTCTTGAATACTCTTACGCCGACCAGTTTTTTGTGCGCGCAGGGTACTTCCACGAGCACGCTACCAAAGGAAACCGCAAGTTCATCACCGCCGGCGTAGGGGTGGCTTTCTCCATGTTTGCCATAGACTTCAGCTACATCGCAGCGGTAAACAGAATCAACCCCTTGGCCAACACCCTTCGCTTTAGCCTCCGTTTGCGTTTTGATGACCTCAAGAACGCTGGACGTACTCGTGAAATCGCACCCGACTAAGAATGAAGATTCGGGTAGGATTTGGTTATGACGTGCATGAACTACGCGAGGGTCACCCTTTTTGGATAGGCGGTGTACAACTCGAACATCACAAAGGTGCTTATGGCCACTCCGACGCGGATGTGCTGCTTCACGCTATTTGCGATGCAATTCTGGGTGCACTCAGCCTGCGAGATATCGGTTACCACTTTCCCAATACCGACCCTAAATACGCAGGTATCGACAGCAAGGAATTGTTGCGGGAAGTGATTGAGCTGATGCGCAGCAAGGACTTTGAAGTAGGTAACATTGACTCAACCGTTTGCCTGGAAGCCCCCAAGGTGAACCCTCATATCCCCGGGATGCAACAAGCCATTGCCGAAATATGCGGCATTGAGAGCTCAGATGTAAGCATCAAAGCCACCACCAGTGAAAAGCTGGGCTACGTAGGCAGGGAAGAAGGAGTGTTTGCGCAAGCAGTGGTGCTGCTTCAATCCAACCACTGATTTCTACATCAATTTAGTCAACTCTTGAGTCGCGGTCCTCGTAAGAGTGCGTTTGCTCGTCTTCGTAGTAGTAAATGCGGATATTGGCTGTATCGCGAAGAAAATCAATGTTTCCTATCTCCACACGGTTGATATTAAGACCTGTTCGTACTTTCAGGTCGGCCATCAGGTCTTCATACTTTTCAGGCAGTATAAGGTCAATACGCTCATAGGTAATTTTCTTGGTGGTTTCGTGTTTAAGAAGGAAAACACGCTCCAGGGCATAGGCCACAATGATGATGGCACCATTGGTAACAACCAACTCGGTGAGACTTACTTTTTCGTTGGCCAGGGCGTTCATCACGGAAACCCCAATCACAAGGAATAGGTAGGTCATTTCCTTAATCGGGATGGTATCCGTACGGTATCGGATTATGCCGAAGATGGCAAACAGACCCAGTGCAAAACCCAGTTCAAGCTTCACGTTCTCGAGCAGCGAGCACAAGAAGAAGATACTTACGCTGATCAGCACGTAGGTAAACAAATAGTCTTTGCGTTTAGTGATGGGATAGTAAATCATCCTCACCATAATAAGCACCGCGATCAGGTTAAAAGCAAAGCGCGTAATTGTGCGAACAAAGCTATTGGCCTCAAATATGGGTGTGCCCATAAACTCCAAAGCACCGGAGCTTCCTCTTCCAAACCATTCAACACCCGATTGAACAGCCGGACTAAAGCCCGCGGACTGAAAATTCAGCAAAAAGTCATGCAACCAGGTCATTACTCAATTTTTTGATGGTTCTAATCTTTGGTTTGAAATTATTGGCTTTCAGGTGCTTGTTTAACATGGCGGAGCCAACACAGTACTTGCTGAGCCGGGTGGGGCGTATCTTCAATTTTTTGGCGGCCTCGGCAAAAGGGCTCAGTCGATCCATACGCTCTTGTTTCAGCTCGGCTATCACGACGTCGTGTAACTCCAAACGTTGGTCGCCAAACGAAAATTCGAGGTCGAAATCAATGGTAAGGCGCTCTTTTCGCTCATTGTTTACGAAGGTAATGCGCTTGAAAGAGTTCCACAAACGAGGTAATAAATGTTCATGCACTCCTGCATGATTCAGCACAAACTCCTGCTGTTCTTTACTTAGCTCTTCACGAAAGTCGTCCACAACAATTCGCTGCTTGATGGTTTCGTCTTTATTGGTTTTTCTCTTAACTTCCAAAAAACAAAGGTCGCTGTCCACATACTTTCGGAATCTCACCTTGCTTCGGTTGCGTTTACCGTTTTGATGTTGAATGTAAAATGACCTTTCGGGGGTATCGAGATATAATGTCCGGTATCGGTTACAGCGCACGCCATTCACCTCCAGCACGCGGTACTCACCGGCAATACCCTCAATAACTTCAGCAATCAGTGAGCGCGCAAACAGGTACTTGGTGTCCGTGCGCTGCATCAGGCGCACAGCATCCATTTCAGCAAGCGAAATCGGCTGAAATCCGGCTATAAGGGTTTCAATGTTCATGCAGGTAAGCCTGCAAAATTAGAATTATTCCGCAATCATGTTACGAAATTGAGAACATCGTGTTATCAGCAAACCACTTCGGAAATGGAAATTCGTAATTTGGCCCACCTAATGAAAGCGCAAACCATCGAGATTAAAGTTGAGGTTTTTCCCGACAGGGATGCCCTGCCAGGGGTTCAAAAACAATTGCTGGATATGGCTGACGAGGCCTCAGGGCGAGCTTATGCACCATACTCCCGCTTTCATGTTGGAGCGGCGGTACTCCTGGAGAATGGCGAAACCATTACCGGAAGCAACCAGGAAAACGGAGCTTACCCGTCTGGACTTTGCGCCGAACGCGTTGCCCTTTTCGCTGCTAAAGCCCGCTTTCCCTCTGTTCCTATTGTTGCGCTTGCCATTTTTGCCGACGGAAAGGATATGCCCGTCTCTCACCCGGTTTCACCCTGCGGGGGTTGCCGCCAGGTGATGAGCGAATATGAATTAAATCAACCCGGCCCATATCCTGTTGTTTTTCAAGGTGGAAAAGGGGAGGTGTACCGCACCGGATCGGCTGCCGCGTTGCTCCCGCTGCAATTCCGCGGTAACTTCCTTAAAAAGGACTAATCGAGGCAGCTTTTTGCCCGATAGGCCTATATTTGTACCCCGAAACCCTTTTGACGACCCGAAATATGTCAACCAAAACTGCAAGTAACAAAAAGAAAAAAGCAGCTAACTCCAACGAGTTCAGTAAAGAAACATACGTAAACTGGTTCGAGAGCATGCTCCTGATGCGCGTTTTTGAAGAGCGTTGTTCCGCCCTTTACATTCAGCAAAAATTTGGAGGCTTTTGTCACCTGTACATTGGTCAGGAAGCCATTCTTGCCGGTATGGTTTCTGCCATGAAAAAAGACGATAACGTGATTACGGCCTACCGCGACCACGCTCATCCTCTGGCCCTCGGTACCGATCCAAACCTCGTAATGGCCGAGTTGTACGGAAAGCAAACCGGACTTTCAAAAGGTAAAGGTGGTTCGATGCACATGTTCGATGTTTCTCGCCGGCTTTTTGGCGGCCACGGAATTGTAGGAGGCCAGATTCCCCTCGGAGCGGGTATCGCACTTGCAGAGCAGTACAAAGGCACCAAAAATGTAACCTACTGCTTTATGGGCGACGGAGCCGTGCGTCAGGGTGCTTTGCACGAGACTTTCAACATGGCCATGACCTGGAAATTGCCTGTGGTCTTCGTGATTGAAAACAACAACTACGCCATGGGAACCTCGGTGGAACGCACTTCCAATGTACACGAATTGCACAAAATCGGCCTTTCGTACGATATGCCCTCCATGCCCGTTAATGGTATGCGCTGCGAAGATGTGCACCACGGCTTTGCCGAAGCCGCAGAACGCGCTCGAAAAGGCGATGGACCTACGCTGCTCGATGTGAAAACCTATCGTTACAAAGGGCACTCCATGAGCGACCCTCAGCATTACCGCACCAAAGAGGAAGTTGCCGAATACAAAGCGCAGGACCCCATTGAGCAGGTGCTGAAAACCATCAATGAAAATAAATACCTGAGCGAAAAGCAAATTGAAGCCATTCGCAAAAAGGTGAAAGAGCAGGTAGATGAAGCTGTGAAATTTGCTGAAGAATCACCGTTTCCACCGGCCGAAGAGCTCTACAAAGACGTGTACCTGCAGGAAGATTACCCATTTGTGAACGACTAAAAACACCACGCAATAACATGGCGGAAATTGTACGAATGCCCAAATTGAGCGACACCATGACCGAAGGAGTGGTGGCCGAGTGGCATAAGAAAGTAGGAGATGAAGTAAAGTCGGGTGAGCTGCTCGCGGAGATTGAAACCGACAAAGCCACCATGGAGTTTGAATCCTTTCAGGATGGTGTGTTGCTGCACATTGGTGTGGACAAAGGAAAATCGGCACCCGTGGATTCCATTCTCGCCATTTTAGGAGAGAAAGGCGAAGACGTGGAGAAAATCCTCAAAGAGGAAAAAGAAAGCGCGGCAAAGGAGGAACCCAAAGAAGAGAAGAAAGCAGAGCCCGCCAAAGAAGAACCCAAAAAAGAAGCTGCGAAAGCCGCTCCTGAGAAATCAGCGGCACCTGTTGCTGAAAAAACGAAAGATTCTGCTCGTCCTGCGGCGGCATCCATACTCTCAGACAACGGCGCTGATCGCGTAAAAGCATCTCCGCTGGCGCGCAAACTGGCCGAAGACCGCGGAATCAACATGAACGTACTGCGCGGAACCGGCGAAGGAGGACGTATTGTAAAGCGCGACATTGAGAACTACCGTGGGGCCGCTTTTGCAGGTATTGAATCGTATGAAGACCGCGAAGTTTCGCAAATGCGCAAAACCATTGCCCGCCGATTGTCGGAGAGCAAGTTTGAGGCCCCCCATTTTTACCTCACCATTGAGATGGACATGGAGCCCGCCGTTGCGGCGCGCGAGTCAATCAACGCAGCTATCAAGCCGGCCAAAATTTCATTCAACGACCTGGTGGTGAAAGCTGCGGCCATGGCGCTCAGAAAGCACCCGCAGGTAAATGCATCGTGGCACGGCGACTATATGCGCTTCAACAAGCACATTCACGTAGGTGTGGCTGTGGCAGTGGACGAAGGACTGCTGGTGCCTGTAGTGCGATTTGCCGATGGCAAAACCCTGACCCAGATTGGCGATGAGGTGCGCGACTTTGCCGTAAAGGCCCGCAACAAGAAACTTCAACCGCAGGATTGGGAAGGCAATACCTTTACCATCTCCAACCTCGGTATGTTTGGAATTGACGAGTTCACTGCCATTATCAACCCACCTGATGCCTGTATTATGGCTGTAGGAGCCATCGTTGATAAGCCCGTGGTGAAAAACGGACAGGTGGTGCCGGGTAAAACCATGAAAGTGACCCTCTCTTGCGATCACCGCATTGTGGACGGTGCCGTGGGTTCGGCTTTTTTGCAGACCTTCCGCACCTATATCGAAAACCCGGTGGTGCTGCTCGGTGAGCACAACATCTAAAAGCGCTCGTTTTTGACATTTCTCAAAGCCGTTCTGAAAAGAGCGGCTTTTTTTGTGACGGTTTCGGAGCACCTGGTGTGCAATCACCATGCATGGCTTCAATGTCTCATCACCACATCATCTCTTTGGCTGAAGCCTGTTCAGCGTAGCGTCTCGCTACGCGGTAGTTTCCAAGGCGTCCCCGCCTGCTTTTGGAGACCCCTTCAGAGCCTTTGTTTACAATCACCCGTCTTAGCTTCATTATCTAATTATCTCATTATCTAATCATCTCATCACCAAATCATCTCATTGGCTCAAGCCCCCACTCTCGCGCATGCAATGGCGCAGCGGTGCTTGTGTGCCGAAACCAAAAATTCGTAAATTCAAAACATGAGTG
Proteins encoded:
- a CDS encoding T9SS C-terminal target domain-containing protein, with amino-acid sequence MRNRLFYLSFCVVLLLILPEFVLAQRSRAETPARTETRGEKSAYLLQWEGVKEEKLSETAYIKLLMLHGAQYRLEHHKNPIVIVEVPVNGRPERLNVTLTDMVFEPLSSAEVAALDADSIADDITVQTHIGIQRGKFIAKAEFVPIRRNQRSGGYEKLVSYDYTHYVSGTVPAPPRAARTGSSVLSSGEWYRVGVPRDGMYRITYQYLKDIGVNVEAITPDQINIYGNGSGLLPFQNSVFRHDDLQPNAIQVVDGGDGSFDPGDHILFFAKGPHRWRYDSQNDEFRHVKHLYSDTSYYFIGIDAGPPKRIATEPSLPQPPTHQVSVFDDYSFHELDQVNLIKSGRNFFGELFDIQTSYSFSGDRFTFPNIRTDQTAKVRVQAAVRHIQVGGSSTVFVNVAGQTSGSFAVSGVSGNYAQSFARLGSTRLDFNPSNPEFNIEVSYQPPSSNSRAWLDFISVNVRRNLAMSGNQMLFRDQQSVGAGNIAQFNLSSASSVRRIWDVTDPTTAVAIDYGPDGPGISFTRSASQRREYVAITNFNYPTPTFFGKVPNQNLHALVSGQTIDMIIVTHPRFYAEAMELAAYHTHHPVDPVYTEVVTNQQVYNEFSSGTPDITAIKDLMRMFYDHANGNEDLMPKYLLLFGDGSFDNRSRAESNTNFVLTYQTENSTDPIGSFVSDDYFGLLDFNEGEGNNDLVDIGIGRLTVKTRQEAQAVVRKIKNYTTSDFGSEVAHCSGVGSNVFGEWRNRVMFIGDNGDNNLHMSHARDLAAIVEENHPDYNISLVLLDAYPRITTPGGDRIPEVNRIIREGVDRGMLLVNYSGHGGEVGWAHERILDVSTIRNWTNFNALPLFVTATCEFTRFDDPGRTSAGEYVLLNPDGAGIALLSTTRLVFASANFFLNQAFYGVALNNNVFEDLRLGDIARLTKVNGPPGANTRSFSLVGDPAVKLVYPQQKIYTTSITDTLGNPLDTLKALGNVKVTGYVGDLNGSVLSDFNGVLTATIFDKASNVTTLAQAGPPFEFSTHQNVIYRGKASVSNGQFSFSFIVPRDINLAVDSTGRFSYYAVGEEYDAHGHAANVTVGSIDENAAIDEEGPEIKLFMNDENFVFGGMTDENPVIFAKLFDDSGINMVGTGIGHDITAIKNNDSSNPIILNDFYESDLDTYQSGTVRYQLNDLEEGRYTLNLKAWDVHNNSGEAFTEFVVAESDEFALSHVLNYPNPFTTYTEFFFEHNQVCTFLNVQIQVFTVSGKLVKTINTVSNTNGFRVEPIAWNGLDDYGDQLARGVYVYKVKVRTPSGDRAEKFEKLVILK
- a CDS encoding 2-C-methyl-D-erythritol 2,4-cyclodiphosphate synthase; translation: MKIRVGFGYDVHELREGHPFWIGGVQLEHHKGAYGHSDADVLLHAICDAILGALSLRDIGYHFPNTDPKYAGIDSKELLREVIELMRSKDFEVGNIDSTVCLEAPKVNPHIPGMQQAIAEICGIESSDVSIKATTSEKLGYVGREEGVFAQAVVLLQSNH
- a CDS encoding DUF4956 domain-containing protein, with the translated sequence MEFMGTPIFEANSFVRTITRFAFNLIAVLIMVRMIYYPITKRKDYLFTYVLISVSIFFLCSLLENVKLELGFALGLFAIFGIIRYRTDTIPIKEMTYLFLVIGVSVMNALANEKVSLTELVVTNGAIIIVAYALERVFLLKHETTKKITYERIDLILPEKYEDLMADLKVRTGLNINRVEIGNIDFLRDTANIRIYYYEDEQTHSYEDRDSRVD
- a CDS encoding polyphosphate polymerase domain-containing protein, giving the protein MNIETLIAGFQPISLAEMDAVRLMQRTDTKYLFARSLIAEVIEGIAGEYRVLEVNGVRCNRYRTLYLDTPERSFYIQHQNGKRNRSKVRFRKYVDSDLCFLEVKRKTNKDETIKQRIVVDDFREELSKEQQEFVLNHAGVHEHLLPRLWNSFKRITFVNNERKERLTIDFDLEFSFGDQRLELHDVVIAELKQERMDRLSPFAEAAKKLKIRPTRLSKYCVGSAMLNKHLKANNFKPKIRTIKKLSNDLVA
- a CDS encoding cytidine deaminase, whose amino-acid sequence is MEIRNLAHLMKAQTIEIKVEVFPDRDALPGVQKQLLDMADEASGRAYAPYSRFHVGAAVLLENGETITGSNQENGAYPSGLCAERVALFAAKARFPSVPIVALAIFADGKDMPVSHPVSPCGGCRQVMSEYELNQPGPYPVVFQGGKGEVYRTGSAAALLPLQFRGNFLKKD
- the pdhA gene encoding pyruvate dehydrogenase (acetyl-transferring) E1 component subunit alpha — translated: MSTKTASNKKKKAANSNEFSKETYVNWFESMLLMRVFEERCSALYIQQKFGGFCHLYIGQEAILAGMVSAMKKDDNVITAYRDHAHPLALGTDPNLVMAELYGKQTGLSKGKGGSMHMFDVSRRLFGGHGIVGGQIPLGAGIALAEQYKGTKNVTYCFMGDGAVRQGALHETFNMAMTWKLPVVFVIENNNYAMGTSVERTSNVHELHKIGLSYDMPSMPVNGMRCEDVHHGFAEAAERARKGDGPTLLDVKTYRYKGHSMSDPQHYRTKEEVAEYKAQDPIEQVLKTINENKYLSEKQIEAIRKKVKEQVDEAVKFAEESPFPPAEELYKDVYLQEDYPFVND
- a CDS encoding 2-oxo acid dehydrogenase subunit E2, with product MAEIVRMPKLSDTMTEGVVAEWHKKVGDEVKSGELLAEIETDKATMEFESFQDGVLLHIGVDKGKSAPVDSILAILGEKGEDVEKILKEEKESAAKEEPKEEKKAEPAKEEPKKEAAKAAPEKSAAPVAEKTKDSARPAAASILSDNGADRVKASPLARKLAEDRGINMNVLRGTGEGGRIVKRDIENYRGAAFAGIESYEDREVSQMRKTIARRLSESKFEAPHFYLTIEMDMEPAVAARESINAAIKPAKISFNDLVVKAAAMALRKHPQVNASWHGDYMRFNKHIHVGVAVAVDEGLLVPVVRFADGKTLTQIGDEVRDFAVKARNKKLQPQDWEGNTFTISNLGMFGIDEFTAIINPPDACIMAVGAIVDKPVVKNGQVVPGKTMKVTLSCDHRIVDGAVGSAFLQTFRTYIENPVVLLGEHNI